The following DNA comes from Stigmatella erecta.
TGGGGCTCCTCGAGGCCCTTCTTCTCCCGCTCGTACACCGCGCGCGTGCGCTCCGCCTTGGCCTCCGAGAAGGCCACGCCCAGGCGCTGGCCCCGCGCATCCACGGTGACGTCGTTCACGTGGGCCTCGAAAGCGAAGTCCGTGCCGGGCGCCAGCACCAGCCCGCGCACCGGGGCCTCCCCGGCCTGCGGGAGCTCCTTCGCCGCGAGCAGGGCCTCGCCATGCTGCTCGTCGAAGGACAGCTCGAAGCGCCCGGTGAAGGGCGCGCCCAGCACGCCCTGCAGGCCCGTGGGCACGCACGCATCACACACCGCGATGTCCACGCCCTCCACGAGCAGCGTCTTGAAGCGCAGCGACTGGCCGCGCGCCAGCGGCGCCACGGTGTTGCCCAGCGCCGTGGGCACCGGGAGCGTGTCCTTCAGGAAGGCCACGTCGATGCCCGCCTCGGCCGCCGTCCGGGTGTCCAGCACGATGGCCGGCAGGCGCCCGTCCAGCGCGAACGCGGCCTGCGCCTTGCCGTTCACGGAGGCCCGCACCACCGCGAAGCCGCCCCGCCGCTCGAAGCGCGCCCGCACCTGGTCCGGCCGCAGCGCCTCCTCGCGGGGGCTCCACACGCGCACGTGCTGGTCCCAGCTGCCCGTGTACAGCGTCCCATCCGCCGCGAAGGCCAGCGCGCTCACCGCGTCCCGGTGCGCGCGGACTTCATAGACATGGGTGAGCTGCGGCACCGTCAGCACGGTGAGCAGCCCCTGGGCACTGCCCGCCACGAGGTAGCGGCCCTCCGGGTGGAAGGCCACCGCCGTGAGCGGCTCCTCCAGGAGCACCTGGCCCTGGGACGCGCCCGTGGCGCCGTCGAAGAGGCGCACCTGGCCATCCCGCCCCGCGGTGGCCAGGTGCGCGCCGTCCGCGGAGAAGGCCACCGCCTCCAGGTCCTGCTCGTAGCGGTTGATGGGCGTGTCGGTGACGAGCGTGGGCGGCGGGCCCAGCGTCCACAGCGCCAGCAAGTAGGCCTTGGCCCCCAGGTGCGTGTACGCCACGCGCGTGCTGTCCGGCGAGAAGGCGAGGGACCAGA
Coding sequences within:
- a CDS encoding aspartyl protease family protein, yielding MSRRAWLPWGLLAFAVGCSHAPVLAPDVAAQLAAAPGGYLQGEGRGLEPGPVLNNKDFVWSLAFSPDSTRVAYTHLGAKAYLLALWTLGPPPTLVTDTPINRYEQDLEAVAFSADGAHLATAGRDGQVRLFDGATGASQGQVLLEEPLTAVAFHPEGRYLVAGSAQGLLTVLTVPQLTHVYEVRAHRDAVSALAFAADGTLYTGSWDQHVRVWSPREEALRPDQVRARFERRGGFAVVRASVNGKAQAAFALDGRLPAIVLDTRTAAEAGIDVAFLKDTLPVPTALGNTVAPLARGQSLRFKTLLVEGVDIAVCDACVPTGLQGVLGAPFTGRFELSFDEQHGEALLAAKELPQAGEAPVRGLVLAPGTDFAFEAHVNDVTVDARGQRLGVAFSEAKAERTRAVYEREKKGLEEPQAPFNAGALVDAASGRILQKWPGPRGVVSTASISPDGRSLAVGGWDKRLRLYTEGQAQPWGERAFGWSVRRARFSPDGRWVGVAAWTPQNPVGDQESDPAAALYEVRYASPTVGRR